A genome region from Mycobacterium sp. 3519A includes the following:
- a CDS encoding FGGY family carbohydrate kinase: protein MPHFLAIDQGTSGTKAIVVDDAGRIVSIAEVAVRPEYLAGGGVEQDPEALFDSVVTAGRKALGEAGVPVAAVALANQGETVLAWDRATGRPLTPAVVWQDRRAESVCTPLAASADIVAQRTGLVLDPYFSAPKMAWIRANMTTDGVVTTTDTWLVHRLCGAFVTDASTASRSLLTALDTARWDDDLLGVFGLTGEALPEIVGCDQIVGSTDVFGPTIPVAGLIVDQQAALLAESCLDPGQAKCTFGTGAFLLAQLGGKPARSASGLTTSVAWRLRDLTSYCVDGQVYTAASAVRWAVDLGLLAAADEIDSTAADSSDGVMCVPALAGLAAPWWDSAATASFTGMTLSSKRGQLVRALMEGIAAQVAALVNLVATDLGQPLTRLRVDGGLTQSAVLMQAQADLARIPVDVYPSLHATALGAAACARLALEPSLDAADAVGAWTPQHTYEPEWSPDRAAEFLAHWTRAAESVLTQKETTTL from the coding sequence ATGCCGCACTTCCTGGCGATCGACCAGGGCACCTCGGGCACGAAGGCCATCGTGGTCGACGACGCCGGGCGGATCGTGTCGATCGCCGAAGTCGCGGTGCGACCGGAATATCTGGCGGGCGGCGGAGTCGAGCAGGATCCGGAAGCGTTGTTCGACTCCGTCGTCACCGCTGGGCGAAAAGCGCTGGGAGAGGCAGGCGTACCGGTTGCCGCGGTGGCGCTCGCGAACCAGGGCGAGACGGTTTTGGCCTGGGATCGCGCCACCGGCCGTCCGCTCACCCCGGCCGTGGTGTGGCAGGACCGGCGCGCCGAGTCGGTCTGCACGCCGTTGGCCGCATCGGCGGATATCGTCGCGCAGCGCACCGGACTGGTGCTCGACCCGTATTTCTCCGCGCCCAAGATGGCGTGGATCCGGGCCAACATGACCACCGACGGCGTGGTCACCACCACCGACACCTGGCTGGTACACCGACTGTGCGGCGCGTTCGTCACCGATGCGTCGACGGCCAGTCGGTCGCTGTTGACGGCGCTGGACACCGCCCGGTGGGATGACGACCTCCTCGGCGTGTTCGGGCTGACCGGCGAGGCGCTGCCCGAAATCGTGGGCTGCGATCAAATCGTCGGCAGCACAGATGTTTTCGGTCCTACGATTCCGGTCGCCGGACTGATCGTGGACCAGCAGGCGGCGCTGCTGGCGGAGAGTTGTTTGGACCCCGGCCAGGCCAAGTGCACGTTCGGGACGGGCGCCTTCTTGCTGGCCCAACTCGGCGGGAAGCCTGCCCGGTCGGCGTCGGGGTTGACCACCTCGGTGGCCTGGCGGCTACGCGACCTCACGTCGTATTGCGTCGACGGTCAGGTGTACACGGCGGCGTCGGCGGTGCGCTGGGCCGTCGACCTCGGCCTGCTTGCCGCTGCCGACGAAATCGATTCCACGGCAGCCGATTCCAGTGACGGAGTGATGTGTGTGCCCGCGCTGGCCGGCCTGGCCGCACCGTGGTGGGACTCGGCGGCCACCGCATCGTTCACCGGGATGACTCTGAGCAGCAAGCGCGGGCAACTGGTCCGCGCGCTGATGGAGGGCATCGCGGCGCAGGTGGCCGCGTTGGTCAACCTGGTTGCCACCGACCTCGGACAGCCACTGACGCGGCTTCGGGTCGACGGTGGGCTGACCCAGTCCGCGGTGCTGATGCAGGCGCAGGCCGACCTGGCGCGGATTCCCGTCGACGTCTACCCGTCGCTGCACGCCACCGCACTGGGCGCCGCCGCGTGCGCGCGGTTGGCCCTCGAGCCGAGCCTGGACGCGGCGGACGCCGTCGGGGCGTGGACGCCACAGCACACCTACGAACCCGAGTGGTCGCCCGACCGCGCCGCCGAATTTCTGGCGCACTGGACGCGGGCAGCCGAATCGGTTCTGACGCAGAAGGAAACAACGACCCTATGA
- a CDS encoding NAD(P)/FAD-dependent oxidoreductase, protein MSTPDVSDVVVVGGGIVGCAIARAVAGTNLSVALLEARADVGDGTSKANTALLHTGFDATPGTLESRLVARGYDLLGGYAEQTGIPVERTGAVLVAWTDEERDALPALKDKAERNGYRDCEIVTADEVYRRVPDLGPGVLAGLTVPGESIICTWTTNLALATDAVQRGAHLLRNARVTGVVAAEGFTTLQTTRGDVHGRWVINAAGLGADHLDAEFGHHRFTVTPRRGELLVFDKLTRPMVPLIVLAVPSSRGKGVLVSPTIYGNVMVGPTSENLDDRTATGTSEEGFDFLLSKGRALMPSLFDEETTATYAGLRAAIDRDDYLIDVDAAARYVLVGGIRSTGLTSGMAIAEHVLGLLGDAGLDVAERADLPAPPRMPNIGEVGARPYQDSARIADDPEYGRIVCFCERVSAGEIRDAFQSPIPPADLDGLRRRTRVMNGRCQGFYCGARTTELLAAGGGAR, encoded by the coding sequence ATGAGCACTCCCGACGTCTCCGACGTGGTTGTGGTTGGCGGCGGAATCGTGGGCTGCGCGATTGCCCGCGCCGTGGCAGGCACAAACCTGTCGGTGGCGCTGCTGGAAGCGCGCGCCGATGTCGGCGACGGCACCAGCAAGGCCAATACCGCGTTGCTGCACACCGGCTTCGATGCGACGCCGGGAACACTCGAATCGCGTTTGGTGGCACGCGGATACGACTTGCTGGGCGGCTACGCGGAGCAGACCGGTATCCCGGTCGAGCGCACCGGCGCGGTGCTGGTGGCGTGGACCGACGAGGAACGCGATGCGCTGCCCGCGTTGAAGGACAAGGCCGAACGCAACGGCTACCGCGACTGCGAGATCGTCACCGCCGACGAGGTGTACCGGCGGGTGCCCGACCTCGGCCCCGGTGTGTTGGCAGGGCTGACCGTCCCCGGCGAGTCGATCATCTGCACCTGGACCACGAACCTCGCCCTGGCCACCGACGCCGTGCAACGCGGCGCGCACCTGTTGCGCAACGCACGGGTGACGGGTGTGGTCGCCGCGGAGGGGTTTACGACGCTGCAGACGACCCGCGGTGACGTCCACGGTCGATGGGTGATCAACGCGGCGGGACTCGGCGCCGACCATCTCGACGCAGAGTTCGGGCATCACCGCTTCACTGTGACGCCGCGGCGCGGCGAACTGCTGGTGTTCGACAAACTGACCAGGCCGATGGTGCCCCTGATCGTGTTGGCGGTGCCGTCGTCCCGGGGCAAGGGCGTCCTGGTCAGCCCGACCATCTACGGCAACGTGATGGTGGGGCCGACGTCGGAGAACCTCGACGACCGAACTGCCACAGGCACTTCCGAAGAAGGCTTCGACTTCCTGCTCAGCAAGGGGCGGGCGCTGATGCCGTCGCTGTTCGACGAGGAGACCACGGCGACGTATGCCGGGCTGCGGGCGGCCATCGACCGCGACGACTACCTGATCGACGTCGACGCCGCGGCGCGTTACGTCCTGGTCGGCGGCATTCGCTCCACCGGCCTCACGTCGGGGATGGCGATCGCCGAGCATGTGCTCGGCCTGCTCGGTGACGCCGGGCTAGACGTCGCCGAGCGTGCGGATCTGCCTGCGCCGCCGCGGATGCCGAACATCGGCGAGGTCGGGGCGCGTCCGTATCAGGATTCCGCGCGCATCGCCGACGACCCCGAATACGGCCGCATCGTCTGCTTCTGCGAACGCGTCAGCGCGGGCGAGATCCGCGACGCGTTCCAATCCCCCATTCCGCCAGCCGATCTCGACGGGCTGCGGCGCCGCACCCGGGTGATGAACGGCCGCTGCCAGGGCTTCTATTGCGGCGCGCGGACAACCGAACTGCTGGCCGCGGGCGGTGGCGCCCGATGA
- a CDS encoding NAD(P)/FAD-dependent oxidoreductase, whose translation MSDVAVAIVGGGPSGLTAAAALAPQVDGEVLVIEREAETGGIPRHSDHPGYGMRDLRRFISGPAYARRLTGTAKDVGAVLETEAMVTGWAGERTLQITSPRGVRTVTADAVILATGARERPRPARLIPGDRPDGVYTTGQLQNLVHLHHAKVGTRALIVGAELVSWSAVLTLRDAGCATVAMVSAYPKAEAYTAFRLPGRLLMAGPVFTSSRLVGIHGKDRVHSAVVEDVVTGERTTVDCDTVVFTGDWIPDHELARTGGLAMDAQTRGPLVDAGLRTSHPGVFAVGNLLHPVDTADGAALDGRHVATAVRQWLRDRDEPAKAVRVRVESPFRWVAPQLVSPDGGVAARGDLLFWVDEYRRLPKLVAVQDGRVIGSKRTPWPAAPGRVYRAPWSLVAGADPDGGDVTVSLA comes from the coding sequence ATGAGCGACGTGGCGGTCGCGATCGTCGGCGGCGGGCCGTCAGGGCTGACGGCCGCGGCGGCGCTGGCGCCGCAGGTCGACGGCGAGGTCCTTGTCATCGAACGCGAAGCCGAAACCGGTGGAATACCGCGTCACAGCGACCATCCCGGCTATGGGATGCGCGATCTGCGGCGCTTCATCTCAGGCCCGGCCTACGCGCGCAGGCTGACCGGGACGGCCAAGGATGTCGGCGCAGTGCTCGAGACCGAGGCGATGGTCACCGGATGGGCGGGCGAGCGCACGCTGCAGATCACCTCGCCGCGCGGCGTGCGGACCGTCACGGCTGACGCGGTGATCCTTGCCACCGGCGCGCGGGAGCGACCGCGGCCCGCGCGACTGATCCCCGGCGACCGGCCCGACGGGGTGTACACCACCGGTCAGTTGCAGAATCTTGTGCATCTGCACCACGCGAAGGTGGGCACCCGGGCGCTGATCGTCGGTGCGGAACTGGTGAGTTGGTCGGCGGTGCTGACGCTGCGCGACGCCGGCTGCGCCACCGTCGCGATGGTGAGCGCGTATCCGAAGGCCGAGGCCTACACGGCTTTTCGGCTGCCGGGCCGGTTGCTGATGGCCGGGCCGGTGTTCACCTCCAGTCGGCTGGTCGGCATTCACGGTAAGGACCGGGTGCACAGCGCGGTCGTCGAGGACGTCGTCACCGGTGAGCGGACCACGGTCGACTGCGACACCGTCGTCTTCACCGGAGACTGGATCCCCGATCACGAACTGGCCCGCACCGGCGGGCTCGCGATGGATGCTCAGACACGCGGCCCACTCGTGGATGCCGGCCTGCGCACGAGCCACCCGGGGGTGTTCGCGGTCGGCAACCTGCTACACCCGGTCGATACCGCAGACGGCGCGGCCCTGGATGGTCGCCACGTCGCGACAGCGGTGCGGCAGTGGCTGCGGGATCGTGACGAGCCCGCCAAGGCTGTTCGGGTGCGCGTCGAGTCGCCGTTCAGATGGGTTGCGCCACAACTTGTTTCACCTGACGGCGGCGTCGCGGCGCGTGGCGACCTGTTGTTCTGGGTCGACGAGTACCGCAGGCTGCCCAAGCTGGTCGCGGTGCAGGACGGCCGGGTGATCGGGAGCAAACGCACGCCGTGGCCCGCCGCGCCAGGGCGGGTCTACCGGGCGCCGTGGTCGCTGGTGGCCGGTGCCGACCCGGACGGCGGCGACGTCACGGTGTCGCTGGCGTGA
- a CDS encoding VWA domain-containing protein, which produces MAARRVRPPQPLAPHGIPGHLVEFVEALRKQGISVGPSETVDAGRVLSVLGLGDREALREGFACAVLRRSDHRDTYDALFDLFFPAALGAKTVLEDDEDTDDGQGLPPEDIEALRAALVDMLSENADLANMDERLAAMIAQIVEAYGRYQSSRGPSYSSYQALKAMSLDDLEGRLLAGLLAPYGDEPTPSQEQIAKALAAQRIAQLRKMVEAETKRRTAEQLGRDHVQMYGVPQLAENVEFLRASGEQLRNMRRVVQPLARTLATRLAARRRRARAGEIDMRKTLRKSMSTGGVPIDVVLKKPHPARPELVVLCDVSGSVAGFSHFTLMLVHALRQQFSRVRVFAFIDTTDEVTELFGPDADLAVAVQRITREAGVYTRDGHSDYGHAFVSFMEKWPNVLSPRSSLLVLGDGRNNYRNPETDLLAHMVNASRHAHWLNPEPRHLWGSGDSAVPRYQDVITMHECRSAKQLASVIDALLPV; this is translated from the coding sequence ATGGCCGCCCGCCGCGTCCGCCCGCCCCAGCCGCTGGCGCCCCACGGAATTCCCGGTCACCTGGTCGAGTTCGTGGAAGCGCTACGCAAACAAGGCATTTCGGTCGGGCCGTCGGAGACCGTCGACGCGGGACGGGTGCTGTCCGTGTTGGGCCTCGGTGACCGGGAGGCGTTGCGCGAGGGCTTCGCGTGCGCGGTGCTGCGGCGCTCCGACCACCGTGACACCTACGACGCGCTGTTCGACCTGTTCTTCCCTGCGGCGTTGGGCGCCAAGACGGTGCTCGAGGACGACGAGGACACCGACGACGGCCAGGGCCTGCCGCCGGAGGACATCGAGGCGCTGCGCGCCGCGCTGGTCGACATGCTCAGCGAGAACGCCGATCTGGCCAACATGGACGAGCGGTTGGCGGCGATGATCGCGCAGATCGTCGAGGCCTACGGACGCTACCAGTCCAGCCGGGGCCCGTCGTACTCGTCGTATCAGGCGCTCAAGGCGATGAGCCTGGACGACCTCGAGGGCAGGCTGCTCGCGGGTCTACTGGCGCCCTACGGCGACGAGCCCACGCCGTCGCAGGAGCAGATCGCCAAAGCGCTTGCCGCGCAACGTATTGCGCAGTTGCGCAAGATGGTCGAGGCGGAGACCAAGCGCCGCACCGCCGAGCAGTTGGGCCGCGACCATGTGCAGATGTACGGCGTGCCGCAGCTGGCCGAGAACGTCGAATTCCTGCGTGCCTCAGGCGAACAGCTGCGCAACATGCGTCGGGTGGTGCAGCCGCTGGCGCGCACCCTGGCGACCCGGCTGGCCGCGCGGCGGCGTCGGGCCCGCGCGGGGGAGATCGACATGCGCAAGACGCTGCGCAAGTCGATGTCGACGGGCGGTGTGCCCATCGACGTCGTGCTCAAGAAGCCGCACCCCGCCCGCCCCGAACTGGTGGTGTTGTGCGATGTGTCGGGATCGGTGGCCGGCTTCAGCCATTTCACGCTGATGCTGGTGCACGCGCTTCGCCAGCAGTTCTCGCGGGTGCGGGTGTTCGCGTTCATCGACACCACCGACGAGGTCACCGAGTTGTTCGGCCCGGACGCCGATCTGGCGGTTGCGGTGCAGCGCATCACCCGCGAGGCGGGGGTGTACACCCGCGACGGGCACTCCGACTACGGCCACGCGTTCGTATCGTTCATGGAGAAGTGGCCGAACGTGCTGTCGCCGCGCAGTTCGTTGTTGGTGCTCGGCGACGGCCGCAACAACTACCGCAACCCGGAGACCGATCTGCTGGCCCACATGGTCAACGCCAGCAGGCACGCGCACTGGCTCAACCCCGAGCCCAGACATCTGTGGGGCAGCGGCGATTCGGCGGTGCCGCGGTATCAGGACGTCATCACCATGCACGAATGCCGGTCGGCCAAGCAGTTGGCCTCGGTGATCGACGCGCTACTGCCGGTCTGA
- a CDS encoding MoxR family ATPase, with amino-acid sequence MSVPARPAPLFADIDDVARRLAETGYLPDTATATAVFLADRLGKPLLVEGPAGVGKTELARAVAQATGSGLVRLQCYEGVDEARALYEWNHAKQILRIQAGQSSTAGSAGGDWDQTKMDVFSEEFLLSRPLLTAIRRTEPTVLLIDETDKADIEIEGLLLEVLSDFAVTVPELGTITAERAPLVVLTSNATRELSEALKRRCLFLHIDFPDPDLERRILLSRVPELPEHLAAELVKIIGVLRGMQLKKLPSVAETIDWGRTVLALGMDTIDDEVIAATLGVVLKHQSDQVKAAGELRLN; translated from the coding sequence GTGAGCGTCCCTGCGCGCCCGGCGCCGCTGTTCGCCGACATCGACGATGTCGCGCGGCGGCTGGCCGAAACCGGCTATCTGCCCGACACCGCCACCGCCACAGCGGTTTTCCTCGCTGACCGGCTGGGCAAGCCGCTGCTGGTGGAAGGGCCCGCGGGTGTCGGTAAGACCGAGTTGGCGCGCGCCGTCGCACAGGCCACCGGATCCGGGCTGGTCCGACTGCAGTGCTACGAGGGTGTCGACGAGGCGCGTGCACTCTACGAGTGGAACCACGCCAAGCAGATCCTGCGCATCCAGGCAGGGCAGAGTTCGACTGCCGGCTCGGCCGGCGGTGACTGGGACCAGACCAAGATGGACGTCTTCAGCGAGGAATTCCTGCTGTCACGCCCGCTGCTCACCGCCATCCGGCGCACCGAGCCCACCGTGCTGCTGATCGACGAGACCGACAAGGCCGACATCGAGATCGAGGGCCTGCTGTTGGAGGTGCTCTCCGATTTCGCGGTCACCGTGCCGGAACTCGGCACCATCACCGCCGAGCGCGCACCTCTGGTGGTGCTGACCTCCAACGCCACCCGGGAACTGTCCGAAGCGCTCAAGCGCCGATGCCTGTTCCTGCACATCGATTTCCCCGATCCCGACCTCGAGCGCCGCATCCTGCTGTCGCGGGTGCCCGAGTTGCCGGAGCATCTGGCCGCCGAACTCGTCAAGATCATCGGCGTACTGCGCGGCATGCAACTCAAGAAGTTGCCGTCGGTGGCCGAAACCATCGACTGGGGCCGCACGGTGCTGGCCCTTGGCATGGACACCATCGACGACGAGGTGATCGCGGCGACGCTGGGCGTGGTGCTCAAGCACCAGTCCGACCAGGTGAAGGCGGCCGGGGAGCTGAGGCTGAACTGA
- a CDS encoding glutamate-5-semialdehyde dehydrogenase, whose protein sequence is MSVQAPAVSDLREQVHAAARRARVAARELATLSTETKNSALHAAADNLLRDAGAILDANAEDLATAKSAGTPDAMLDRLALNPNRIDGIASGLRQVAGLPDPIGEVLRGRTLPNGLQLRQQRVPLGVVGIVYEGRPNVTVDAFGLTLKSGNAVLLRGSSSAARSNAALVKALRDGLELENRNPDVVQLLPSEDRASVTHLIQARGLVDVVIPRGGAGLIDAVVRDAMVPTIETGVGNCHVYVHESADLDVAERILLNAKTRRVSVCNAAESLLIDKAIADHAVPRLTKALQDAGVTVHTDPSEEELRAEFLSMDIALAVVDGVDAAIDHINEYGTGHTEAIVATNLAAAQRFSERVDAAAVMVNASTAFTDGEQFGFGAEIGISTQKLHARGPMGLPELTSTKWIVWGDGHTRPA, encoded by the coding sequence ATGAGTGTGCAGGCACCAGCGGTCTCCGACCTGCGTGAGCAGGTGCACGCCGCGGCGCGTCGGGCCCGCGTCGCCGCCCGTGAGTTGGCCACGCTGAGTACCGAGACGAAGAATTCCGCGCTGCACGCCGCGGCCGACAATCTGCTGCGCGACGCGGGCGCCATCCTGGACGCCAATGCCGAAGATCTGGCGACGGCAAAGTCGGCAGGCACCCCGGACGCGATGCTCGATCGGCTCGCGTTGAACCCGAACCGCATCGACGGCATCGCCTCGGGCCTGCGTCAGGTGGCGGGCCTACCCGACCCGATCGGTGAGGTGCTGCGCGGCCGCACCCTGCCCAACGGTCTGCAGTTGCGTCAGCAGCGCGTGCCGCTGGGTGTGGTCGGCATCGTCTACGAGGGCAGGCCGAACGTGACCGTCGACGCGTTCGGGTTGACGCTGAAGTCCGGTAACGCGGTGCTGCTGCGCGGTAGTTCGTCGGCGGCCCGCTCGAATGCCGCACTGGTGAAGGCGCTTCGCGATGGGCTGGAGTTGGAGAACCGCAATCCCGATGTGGTGCAGTTGCTGCCGAGTGAAGACCGCGCCAGCGTGACGCATCTGATCCAGGCGCGGGGCCTGGTCGACGTGGTGATCCCGCGCGGGGGCGCCGGCCTGATCGACGCGGTGGTGCGCGACGCGATGGTGCCGACCATCGAGACCGGCGTCGGCAATTGCCATGTGTACGTTCACGAATCGGCAGACCTCGACGTGGCCGAGCGTATTCTGCTGAACGCCAAGACCCGTCGGGTGAGCGTCTGCAACGCCGCCGAGTCGCTACTGATCGACAAGGCCATCGCCGACCACGCGGTGCCGCGGCTGACCAAGGCGCTGCAGGACGCCGGTGTCACCGTGCACACCGATCCGTCGGAGGAGGAACTGCGCGCCGAGTTCCTGTCGATGGACATCGCGCTGGCGGTGGTCGACGGTGTCGACGCCGCGATCGACCACATCAACGAATACGGCACCGGCCACACGGAAGCCATCGTCGCGACCAATCTTGCTGCGGCGCAACGGTTCAGCGAGCGGGTCGACGCCGCCGCCGTGATGGTGAACGCGTCGACGGCGTTCACCGACGGTGAGCAGTTCGGGTTCGGCGCCGAGATCGGCATCTCGACCCAGAAACTGCATGCCCGCGGACCGATGGGTCTGCCCGAATTGACGTCAACCAAGTGGATTGTGTGGGGAGACGGCCACACCCGCCCGGCTTAA
- a CDS encoding ribokinase, whose protein sequence is MVTRVCVVGSVNADLTFTVDTLPRPGQTVLASSLASAPGGKGGNQAVAAARAGASVQLVAALGADAAAEQLRAHLRDNEVGLDGVVTVPGPSGSAAIVVDSAAENMIVVAPGANAHLTVTSPDIRAVIADSDVVLLQLEIPIATAIAAAGVARAADAVVMLNASPAGARPHQLLALSELADVVVVNEAEAREWHWPVPHLVITRGARGASYLGDDERFDVPAPAVEAVDTTGAGDVFAGVLAAGWLDGHEDALRRACAAGALSTLVPGAGDCAPYAEAIDDAVADRERQL, encoded by the coding sequence ATGGTGACGCGGGTCTGTGTGGTGGGCAGTGTCAACGCCGATCTCACGTTCACCGTGGATACGTTGCCCCGCCCGGGGCAGACCGTGCTTGCGTCGTCGCTGGCGTCGGCGCCAGGCGGTAAGGGCGGTAACCAGGCGGTCGCGGCGGCCCGAGCGGGCGCGTCCGTGCAGCTTGTGGCGGCGCTCGGCGCGGACGCCGCGGCCGAGCAGTTGCGCGCCCACCTCCGCGACAACGAGGTGGGCCTGGACGGCGTGGTCACCGTGCCGGGGCCGAGCGGGTCGGCGGCGATCGTCGTCGACTCGGCGGCCGAGAACATGATCGTGGTGGCGCCCGGCGCCAACGCGCATCTGACGGTGACCTCCCCCGACATTCGCGCGGTCATCGCCGACAGCGACGTGGTGCTGCTGCAACTCGAGATCCCGATCGCGACGGCGATTGCGGCCGCAGGCGTCGCGCGGGCCGCCGACGCGGTGGTGATGCTCAACGCATCGCCGGCGGGTGCCCGGCCCCACCAGCTGCTGGCGCTGTCCGAGCTCGCCGACGTGGTCGTGGTCAACGAGGCCGAGGCGCGGGAATGGCATTGGCCGGTACCGCATTTGGTGATCACTCGCGGTGCGCGCGGGGCCAGCTACCTGGGTGACGACGAGCGTTTCGACGTGCCGGCGCCTGCCGTCGAGGCCGTCGACACCACCGGAGCAGGCGATGTGTTCGCCGGCGTGCTGGCCGCCGGATGGCTGGACGGCCACGAGGATGCGCTGCGCCGAGCCTGCGCGGCAGGCGCATTGTCGACGCTGGTGCCGGGCGCGGGTGATTGCGCGCCCTACGCGGAGGCCATCGACGACGCAGTAGCCGACAGAGAAAGGCAGTTATGA
- a CDS encoding enoyl-CoA hydratase/isomerase family protein, giving the protein MTSSTPRPPEGDWLGTPYLRFTREGPFGVCTLDRPQARNAMTPAMYFGIRYAVRHVDADPDLAGLLITGTGDVFAPGGDMGGGDGSDNWLTFGSALGMDATPFETLRQSVKPVVSAVNGLCQGGGLQIALCSDMAVVSDRATFRIPELFRGIADTYYSQMLARLIGPVRTRDLMFTGRTLTAAEAQEWGMVARVVPHDSLLDEARDVLGQCCRTAPAARSVVKSSLDNYMGLFDRIGMQASYSSPEALEGFRAFKERRSPDWVHPDLRTDGRL; this is encoded by the coding sequence ATGACGTCAAGCACGCCGCGTCCACCGGAGGGCGACTGGCTCGGCACGCCGTATCTGCGCTTCACCCGCGAGGGGCCGTTCGGGGTGTGCACGCTGGACCGCCCGCAGGCCCGCAACGCGATGACGCCCGCGATGTACTTCGGCATCCGGTACGCCGTCCGGCATGTCGACGCCGACCCCGACCTGGCGGGGCTGCTGATCACCGGTACCGGCGACGTTTTCGCGCCGGGCGGCGACATGGGCGGCGGCGACGGTTCGGACAACTGGCTGACGTTCGGGTCGGCGCTCGGCATGGACGCCACGCCGTTCGAGACGCTGCGGCAGTCCGTGAAGCCGGTGGTGTCCGCCGTCAACGGACTGTGCCAGGGCGGCGGACTGCAGATCGCGCTGTGCAGCGACATGGCCGTGGTCAGCGACCGCGCGACGTTCCGCATCCCCGAACTGTTCCGCGGTATCGCCGACACCTACTACAGCCAGATGCTGGCCCGACTGATCGGGCCGGTGCGGACCCGCGACCTGATGTTCACCGGTAGGACGCTGACCGCCGCCGAGGCGCAGGAGTGGGGCATGGTCGCGCGGGTGGTGCCGCACGACTCGCTGCTCGACGAGGCCCGCGACGTGCTCGGCCAGTGCTGCCGGACGGCGCCTGCGGCACGCAGCGTGGTGAAGTCCAGCCTGGACAACTACATGGGGTTGTTCGACCGCATCGGCATGCAGGCCAGCTACTCGTCGCCGGAGGCGTTGGAAGGCTTCCGCGCGTTCAAGGAGCGCCGTTCGCCCGACTGGGTGCACCCGGACCTGCGCACCGACGGCCGCCTCTAG
- a CDS encoding helix-turn-helix transcriptional regulator gives MQVATRIDALARFGYALSDATRTKILLTLRDGPGYPSELATQIGVSRQILSNHLTCLRGCGLVVAQPEGRRTRYELADPRIAHALDDLVGLVLAVDPNCCS, from the coding sequence GTGCAGGTTGCCACACGCATCGACGCCCTCGCCCGGTTCGGCTACGCGCTGTCCGACGCGACTCGAACCAAAATCCTGCTGACGCTGCGCGACGGCCCTGGCTATCCGTCGGAGTTGGCCACCCAGATCGGGGTGTCGCGGCAGATCCTGTCCAACCACCTGACCTGCCTGCGTGGCTGTGGGCTGGTGGTGGCCCAGCCGGAGGGCCGCCGCACCCGCTACGAGTTGGCCGATCCGCGGATCGCGCACGCGCTCGACGACCTGGTCGGCCTGGTGCTCGCCGTCGACCCGAACTGCTGCTCATGA
- a CDS encoding cation transporter, with translation MTVDVRRATLRRRIRLLVAATIAYNVLEAVIAVSEGARVSSSALIGFGLDSVVEVSSAAAVAWQFSAKDPETREQAALRFIAYSFFALAAYVAVDAVLTLCGVREPRPSLVGIVLAAASLVVMPVLSLAQRRAGQEFGSVSAVADSKQTLLCTYLSAILLAGLLCNSLFGWSWADPVAALGIAAIAVREGINAKRGDPCCR, from the coding sequence ATGACGGTCGACGTGCGGCGCGCGACGCTGCGGCGGCGGATCCGGCTGCTGGTCGCCGCCACCATCGCCTACAACGTGCTTGAAGCGGTGATCGCAGTGTCCGAGGGCGCGCGCGTGTCCTCGTCGGCGTTGATCGGCTTCGGCCTGGACTCGGTCGTCGAGGTGTCGTCGGCGGCGGCGGTCGCCTGGCAGTTCTCGGCAAAGGATCCCGAGACCCGGGAGCAGGCCGCGTTGCGGTTCATCGCATACTCGTTTTTCGCGCTCGCTGCCTACGTCGCCGTCGACGCGGTGCTGACGCTGTGCGGTGTCCGCGAGCCTCGGCCGTCGCTGGTCGGCATCGTGCTCGCGGCGGCGAGCCTGGTCGTCATGCCGGTGCTGTCATTGGCGCAACGCCGCGCCGGCCAGGAGTTCGGATCGGTGTCGGCAGTTGCGGATTCGAAGCAGACGCTGCTGTGCACCTACCTGTCCGCGATCCTGCTTGCGGGTCTGCTGTGCAACAGCCTGTTCGGCTGGTCGTGGGCCGATCCTGTCGCTGCACTCGGCATCGCCGCGATCGCGGTGCGCGAAGGCATCAACGCGAAACGCGGTGACCCATGCTGCCGTTGA